TACATCTTCTAAGtttattccttttttgttttttccatgGGTTGTAATGATTCTTGATGTTCAATCCAAGAATCTTATTTTAGTTGCTGATTGTCCCCATGCCTATGTTGTTTGGATTTTGTGAAGTTTCATAGGTGGAGGTAATGAAGTTGGAGGATAAGAAGAATCAATTGGCACTTGAGGTGGTTTCTTCAAgtaattttagaaagtttAAGTCGCGTCTTACAataacttttacttttatagtaaaaataaattataagaataattacaacacGAGAAGtgtttaaaaatacaaaaataaaaaattaaaattttaaaaattaaagtgtttaaaaaaattaattaaatatttataattttatcaataaattacaaaatttaacaggtaatttattataacttttttttttatctaaaaaaatttaacttaaacATTGGAAaggtcaaaattataaatcaaaagcatttttttcaactaacttatttttgataaaaaaaatagaatagtatttatttttaaggcTTAAAGGaattttcgtcccctaacttcaggtcattctcattttagtcccctaagttATTAGGATTCTATTTTGGTCacataaactgaaaaaatctcaatttttgtacaaatttgattggaaagttgagtcactcgcCGAAACAAGTCACATGCCaagcatgtgactttttaaatgggaccttgcattgtgattggctgaAGAAGATGATGTGGTGAAGACATcgcctgaagttaggggacaaaaattgcctttaagccttttattttcagcCAATTACAATGCAAgtcccaatttaaaaagtcatatGCCTGTCATGTGACTTTTCCCGGCGAATGACTCAActtttcgatcaaatttgtaccaaaatttagattttttcagttttacggaaccaaaatggaaccctagtaacttaggagactaaaacgagaatgatCTGAAACTAGGGGACGaaattaatcctatttttaattattgcaGACACTCCCTTAATCATGATTGGACATGCCCATATTCAACTTGTGGCCTCTAGCacgaaaatgaaaaaaattaatgaaaatgtgCTCCTCAAATGGATTGCTTCTAGACGGATAACTAATCTAGAAAACAACATCTTAGTTGATTTTCAAGTTTCCTATGTAATATAGATGAATTTATAAAGAACACGAGGATTGAGAAAAGATTATGCTTATGCTCCATGATTAAGCTACAAATAATACCTTATCACGTTCAAAAATATTAGTCttgattaatataaaatatcacaattCTTGGAccttgtaataattaatatttaaattataaatgattgtGTCGTTGGTGCTGGTCCTGTTCTAGAGGTTTAACGCAGTGGAACAATTACCTCGATTGTGCAACCGAGCTTATCACGAGCTACTCAGCTTTATCTCATAGATTTTCATTCGtgtataaatttgaaaagttaggATGGAGGTTACCAACACAATTGTATGCAAGATAGCAAGAATTATGGGCAAAGGCccaattttatagttttattccttaatacaaattacaagaaaaagacTTGCATATAATGGACCTCATCCATCCATTGCAAAAAGCATACAAGCCTTAACCAAAGCATATAAAGATACAACCTTGCAAGATGACACCCCCAAACTGCTAGGCAAATTTGTCTATAACTGTTACACATAACTTGAACGGTTGCAGCCCACCATCTGCCATATAGATAGGTGGTTTTCATCTGACAACCGCGTGTTACATGCTTAGCCCATGTAGCCAATTGCTAAGACTTATGATGCGCACTGGGCTGCGCTGGCCCGACCTTGAACTGAATTgactcaataaataaattggttaGTTCGGTCCAGGTCCACTTGGGATTGGGCTTGTTCCAAGCACCAATACCTAGGATCGGCCTAGCCTGGTGGACTAAGACCAGCCAGGCTAGTGGATTGGCCCAACTGGgacaatttcttttaatgatGCATGccatgtatttttattttgtttttctaagtTGACTATACTAGTAggttctttaaaattttgaaattctaaaacttttatatttattgttttacttCACAAATTACGTTGTTTTAACTActctttttccttgttttaaatttttatttgatttaattcattatttatttatttcatcaaataatcataaatttaagtaattatccaaaagatacctcaattcataaaaaagtaaaaatagaaTAGGTCCAATCAGGCTTAATCTGGTCTTGAATTGTGTTAGTCCATGGGTTTGATGAGTTTAAAAATAGACACAATTAGGACATATTTAAAGCTTTTGGACCAACCATGAATTGAAGTGGGTTGGTCATGGAccagattttttttaactggTCCATGCCCGCTTTTGGACTGGCCCGACCCGTTGTGCACCTTGAACCAAGACTTAGCCATTGTCCATAGTTGCTAAGACCTACTAGTCATGTGTGCACGCCGTTAGGTCATCCACTCACACCATTAGCCATCTTGTTGAGGAAGCCCACACATTTAGTGCCATTTGCGCGTACCGTCTATCAATCTACTGAGAGATGTCGCACAAGGGCGTTGTTTGTGCACACTTGCTTGCCGACTGTCTCCGCACATAGGCGCTCATCGCGCCCATGCATGTACATACTTGCCCATTTGCTTTCCAACTTTCCACAAAGTCCAACACGATGTGGAAACCCTAGCCTGCAATGCCACTATACGTTGACACTGACTATCGAGCCCAAAGCCTGCACGTCCACCCACTATATAGTCTATCATGCAGCGTCACAACATTCCTCAATCAGCCTTTGTACCATATTCTTCCATTCCTTCTAgttttataggaaaaaatctTACCAACAGTCTGCTAGAATCTATCGATTGTCGTATATGCCTTGTGCCGACCCCTACCGACACACGCTGTCAAGTCTGGTGCGCATACCTGCCGTACTAAACTGAATAACTTTTCAAGGTGGTAAGTTACTTCTCCCACCAATTGATGTCGATGTTGGTTTTCCTTCTTTCCGCACAGAAGTACTTCCCATCAATTACAACTTGGTTGTCAGAGTATAGAGGAATAGGACTGGGGACTTGAATACAGAAGTCAGCAACAAATAAGTGATCCATTGTAGCTCGCAAACGGTGGAGCCTAAGTTGTGGTACTTAGTTTCTACTGTGGAGCGAGCCACAATCATTTGCTTCTTGGTTTTCCAAGAAATCAGCGCCTTGCTgagaaatatacaaaatacaGTAAGAAACCTTGGAGAATCTGTGCAACTCGCCCAGTCAGCATCGCAGTACGTAGAGACAGTGAAAGAATTGGAGACTGGGAAGAACAAGCCACTCTCTGGGCATCCCTTCAAATAGCGGACCCGATGCAGAGCTGCCTCCAAGTGGTGTTGGCGAGGAGCATGAACATACTGACTGAGCTGTTGAGCTCCAAAGGATATGTCAAGGCGTGTGAAGCTGAGATATAAGAGTCTGCCCACCAGACGTCTATATTATTCAGGATCAAACAAAGAAGCAGAGAAATGGGAGGATAGCTTCAAACCTGCAGGCAGGGGAGAGGAAGCAGGATAGGAGTCCAGTGTCCTGTATTTCAAGAATAAACTTGTGCTGAATGATAGACATTCCTATACTGGAACGAGCAATTTCTAAACCAAGAAAGTATTTAGCAAGGTCAAGATCTTTAATAGTAAATGTAGCATCTAAGAATTTCTTAATCTCTACAATCTTGTGTTTTGATGAGCAAGTAATCAAAATGTCATCCACATAAACCAATAATGCAACCAATCCCACATTTGTTTGTTGAGTAAATAAACAGTGAACATAAGGAGATTGAACAAAGCCAAAAGACAGCAAATTATTCGTCACTTTCAAGTTCCATTGCCTAAATACTTGTTTCAATCCATACAAGGACATTTTCAACTTACAAACCTGTGCTAGTTGAACAAAGTAATCATCTGGTGCTTGCATATAAATGTCCTTATCTAAGTATCCATGGAGGAAGACATTATTGATATCCACTTGACAGGCCATCTCTAACTCGGAGCCACAACTAACAAAACTCTAATAGTCACTGCTTTGTCAACGGGTGAAACCTATCCACATAATCCACTCCCTCAACCTGGTTATAACCCTTGGCTACCAATCTAACCTTGTATCTATCAGTGCTACCATATGCTTTGAGTTTGATTTTGAACACCCATTTGCAACCTATGGCTTTCTTATCCTTGGGCAAGTCAACAACTTCCCAAGTGTTATTCCTTTCAAGTGCATCAAGTTCTTGTGCAATGGCTTCTTCCCACTCCTTGCACCCTTTTGCCTGCAAGTAGGTGCTAGGCTCCTGCATGGTAGAAAGTGCAGAAGAAAGTCCACATGTGAAGGTGCAAGAGAAAGTATGAAAGATGAGAAATGACAGTGGAAATCATTTAACCAGGCTGAAGGTTTGTTGTGTCTTTAGGATCTTCTAAGTGGAGGAATGGGCAAAAGAGTCTAAGCAGGAGGTAAACAAGTGGGATCAGACAAATGTTCAGAGGGTAAAGGGGTATCAAATGGAGAAGTAGAGGGGATAGAACAGCCAGATAACGGAAAGTTAGCTGTAGGAGTATCAGTGCTAGGCTGTGCAATGGGAGTATCAAGAATGTCAATCGGAATGACCATTGGACCAGAAGAAGGAGAATAATGAGCATGATAAAAACATACATTTTCATGGAAAGTGACATCTCTGAAAATGACAATTGTCTTATTGTCTAAGTCATATAATTTGTAAGCCTTTTGACCTTGTACATAACCAATTAGGAGACATAAGCATTCAAAAGTTTTGAGGTTGTTGTAGGATGGTGGTTTATTATGCAAGAACTCATAAGGAGATTTCCAATTAAGTGAGGATGAGGGAAGCTTGTTGATAAGATGGGTAGCTGTGAGAATGGATTCACCCCATAAAATGTTGGGGAGATGAGATTCAAATATGATGGCTCTAGCAACTTGCAACAAAGGTCTATGTTTTCTCTCTACAAAATCATTTTGTTATGGTGTGTGGATACAACTCCTTTCATGGATTATACCATTGTTGTGAAAGATGTCTTGACAAGAATGACTAAGGAACTCAGAACCATTATCAGTTCTAATGGCCTTTACTCTTTTATCAAactgtgtttggatttgagaaagaaaggaagacAGGATGTGATTGGCTTCTGATTTATGATGCATGACGAAGGTCCAAGTGACCCGATTGCAATCATCAACAATAGTGAgaacataattatatcttgATAGAGAAGGTTGTCTGTAAGGACCCCAAATGTCTA
The nucleotide sequence above comes from Sesamum indicum cultivar Zhongzhi No. 13 linkage group LG11, S_indicum_v1.0, whole genome shotgun sequence. Encoded proteins:
- the LOC110012821 gene encoding uncharacterized protein LOC110012821; translated protein: MACQVDINNVFLHGYLDKDIYMQAPDDYFVQLAQVCKLKMSLYGLKQVFRQWNLKVTNNLLSFGFVQSPYVHCLFTQQTNVGLVALLVYVDDILITCSSKHKIVEIKKFLDATFTIKDLDLAKYFLGLEIARSSIGMSIIQHKFILEIQDTGLLSCFLSPACRRLVGRLLYLSFTRLDISFGAQQLSQYVHAPRQHHLEAALHRVRYLKGCPESGLFFPVSNSFTVSTYCDADWASCTDSPRFLTVFCIFLSKALISWKTKKQMIVARSTVETKYHNLGSTVCELQWITYLLLTSVFKSPVLFLYTLTTKL